The nucleotide window TCTCCCAGCATCGATTAGGACTCACAGTTCTGGtcagaaaaatattggaataaCATACTCTTTATGCATCGACGAgatagaaattgaaaaggaaaCGCTTCTCGAAGAAGATGCAGACATGTAGCACAATATATGATGGATTATTTCTACACTATGTTTTTGTTGTTTTACGTACCACAGAAGTTTGTTACACTTTGTACATACGAATCACCGTGCATTAAAATCACcgtattcaaattttacaattaaacgTTTGAACatagcaaaagaaaaaagaacctTCTTCTTGAGTTCGATTCAGGccacgaaagaaagagaaaaattctaaCCTCAGATCCTCATCCTACattcttgttatttatttaataaatgaattattggTCACAATGTCGATTCGGGAGAGTATATTCAGTATTGGATCCCGAATGATCCAGAGACACGACGATGACATAAGTTTCGATGGTGCATGTCAGCCAACGTTCTCCACTTTTAATCTGAACCATTACAACTCTCTTAATTTTCGATTATAGTTATGAATCTTGATGACTTGCATCAAATGCATAGTGACCTCTTGCAAGAAATCTGGATGTTGACTCTAGAAAACGACATGTACGAGCGGTACCTGAGCCGACAAGATCCTCCCAGTCTCAAAAGTAAAGAGTAGTATCTCTATAAatctttgttaatttaaattaaatttcaaattgagtTCATAAAGAAAATGTATCAATCGTCCAAAATTCTTATCAAGCCATCAAGAACATCCTGGACAGAgtaaaaatcacaaaaagaGTTACAGCACACTTATTGCCAAGATCATCGCGTATGAGCTTTCGAGAAAGCATAATAAATTTCCACGACCCTGGCAGATATAGTGTTGTTAGTACACCTAGCATTGTCAGCATGCCATCCGGAAGTCGATTAGGAGCAACAAGCATCATGACAGTAGGAACTACAGGCGATAGCCCGAAGTCAGAATATCAAGTAAATTCATTCGAGGCCggtgatttatatatatatatataatcatgCTATAGCTCTCCCCAAGGATTGAGTACTCAATGTCCGGGTTATCTAAAAAATTTCAGAACTATCTGAAAAATgtcattagaaaattaattgtaaagtagaagaTTTGCAAAGATATTTACGTTGTCGGTAAATCCTTAGATTTCAACTAAAAAAAAtcactgaaaaataaattgtggaatttataaagatttaattatCAGCCAACTCTCGGGTTGCAAGTAAAAGagtcattaaaaaattaattgtagaaCGAAGTGCCCAAAGTATAAACTGTCCATCGGTCCTAAGATCAGATGAAAGATGAATATTTCACTACTAGAATTAACTATAACTGCAGAAACCACTCGGCCGCTTTGAACAATCTTATCAAACTACTCCGGTCTCGAATGCCTTAAACatcataaaaattctttatcgaACCACATTTTCATTCTATCAGAATCACAATAGCGCATCGAATGTTTATGGCAAGAAAGGAAGTGGAGGAGATGAAACGGAAACTGGAACAGCTGCAAGTGTTCGTGCGAAAGAAGAAAGCAACCATAAGGGCAGAGATCGAGGAAATCGAAATTCGGATCAGCGAGGCGCATGAATCGACGGCAGAGTTCGAATCGGAAGTGGTTGTAGAGGGCGTGGACTCTATAACAGGGAAGATTCCTGCCGAACGAGTGATCAGGTGATTGCACGTGTTTCAGAGTCTACCACCGTATTGTGAATGCATTTTTCACGCGCGACTTCTCGCGAAGATTCATCGAAGAATGGCTGAGATCGGCGAACACGATACTAGAGAGGCTAAGATTGAAGAGCGCTACATTGAGAATGCTGATCAGAAAGGCTAGACAGCAGCTTGCTCAGAGGAAGGAACTAGGCGAGTTACTTCACGTCGTTGACTTCGAGAAATTAAGCATCGAAAACCAGGACTACGCAAAGATGCTCGAAGAAAAGAACCTGTACGTGATAGATATGAAGAGGATCGCAGGTGATTGATCTTGAACGAGTGTAAGATCTTGTACAAGATTAGGTCCGTACATTGTATTCGTAACAGGGTACTACCATCTGAAATTGACGCAACGCAAGCAGAAACTGGAAGATCTGTTGCGTAAATTGAACGAGGTGAAGAGCGAAATTATAACGAAACAAGATCAGATTAAAGAGTTAAAGATCGAGCAGCGGGTCGTTGAAGTTAAAGTGAAACGGCTGAAcaagaaattgcaaaatttattaagtttCATGGATAATCATATCGTAAATGTTTACTTTCATTCATTGATAAGATTCTATGATAAAATAAGTAGATCGATGAGATTGTTTGTAAGAAGAGATATTATCTTTAGGCGCcagatattttagaatttgtcCACATACAAGTAGAATGCGCGGAGTTAGATAAAACTTATAAATTACTGCAGAGACATAGGAATATCGAGAAGATAATATTTAAGGAATATAAAAAGCAGTCTCAGATCAGAAAGGAATCTCGTATGAACGAAGAAGCCAGGTGGGGACAGTAAGCCtcaattttatctaatttGAGATTCATCTATtgatttgatatattattttagtaaaagGGGGAAGAAAACATTGAACACGATATAcccaataaatttttaaaatttttacctaCTTTTCCCATCACCTTGCTCGAGGACCTTAAAATTGTTTCCATTGGTCGAACGCAGAAATCTTCGCTAGGAGACGTGGATGCAATTATATCTGTAAAAAAATTACGTCGGCCCCATATAGTCACTGGTTACGCCACCGGATAATTGGAGTTACGGTGCTTGTTTAGAAGACGAAGGAAACCTGGAACGATCATCCACTTTCCATGACACCAGTACTTTCCATAAAACacaaattgtttgaaaaaattgtttagatACTGAACGAACCGAGAGCATCGTTcggcaatttttaataactaatTTTTGAAATCGTTTCAAGtccaataaatttaattccacTCGACCTTTATATTTCATAGTAATCAATACTCTAATTTCAGAgacaatacatttttaaaatcttttacaaaaaatatatagtatgtgactttcaaataaaatgaaaattttattattaaaatttgtttttcaacTATGGGATGCAAGGtggatttataaattttcccATAGTGTTActgtaaatgtaaaatgtacgatacaaaaaaaaaaatttgactGAGAAGTGAAATTGGGAACTCTGTcccataaaaagaaaaatcttcgGCTCCTCCGTTCATTCTAAGCTGTATTCATGCATTCTTGTAAATGCATTAAGAAATATGAATCGGGTTGAAGATAGGAGGATTTTGGCGTGTGCTACGGTATGTTGGGTGGTCACGCTTCACGCACCGACGATGCCTGTCCCTTCCTCTTTTCGCCCGTGGAATATCCGTCCGGAAGACCTGTCTCTCTTTCTGCGGCGATTCAGTTTTGCGACGACAACATCGACGTACCGAATGTTCGATCAACTGCTAATTGGCAAACAGTACTTATCGAAATTCTTCCTGCaaataatttaagtaattCCTTATTAAAAACTTCAAAAGCCTCTTTATCGAACCTTATGAGCTCTCCTTATGTGGGACAATGGTATCGAAGATTGCGTTTTACGATGGAATCGAAAGTTTCTAACAGTGTTTCAATCATAAAAGGAAGTGAAAGATTACGCTTATTGTGTCAATGAATCatcgtgaaaaataatttttcatttttattagtaTCGTGTAAAAGACAATTTTTTGAAACGTAAAAGGCAGACAGTGAAATGGCAAGAATAATATGCTCAGTGGTGCATGAAGAGCCGATTGATCAACATCCTGACTTTCTAACTGCATTTTATTTCCCGTGAGAATGAAAAACGATTTCGAAAGAGATCAACGACACCTGCAATTTATTTGTCTTATTTTTGGCTCCACTTTAACTATGACAAAAATGAGGATTCTGAGGAAATTGATTGGTATAGTGATTATTTGTTCTCTTATGCAGAAAAGCTGTAGCAAGTATTTAGAGGTAAGGAAATGAATTATGATTTCGGTGTTTTCTACTTCATTATTGTTTATAAATCACATTAACGGTATTTTGGCGATGATACACTTTGATAGAAGCCTACTTGACACGGTTGGAGGGAGACTTGTTATCCCCTAGGGAATATTAGATCAAAGCTgcatttaaaattctaattagGCCTTGAATCATATGATCACGCTATCTGGGTCAGTAGGAATGTTCTTTGTAACCATTTTCACGGTTAAAAGTATGAAGTAgcattacaaattttattatactgcAGTTTGGTTACAGAAGAAAGAACATGATTTTGCTTCGatgtatatattaaagttTTGTTTCATCTCCTCTTAAATTGAATTTAGGGTATGAACGTGAATTTAGGGGATGCTGTACAATTTCTTCGAGAATATGATAGTGAAGCTTCTGCAATGTGCACGAGAGTAATGACAGCGCAATGGAATTTTGCAACAAATGTTACTGAAGAAAATCGTCGAAGAATGGTACATAGATCTTCCCAAAAAatcttttctaaaaatattcaattgtcagaaataatttgtcaaaaatttcattatttttgctTTATCAGATAGAGGAACAGACTTTGAAGTTGAAATTTGACCGAATTTCGTGGCGCAAGGCTGTCAGTTTCGCTTGGAGTCGAATAGGAGATCCCTTCGCTAAAAGGGAACTCAAGATGATCGCTATCAGGGGACGAAATTCTTTGACAGATGACAAATTTAATGAggtaaatattagaatattatctCATGAAAACTCAAAACGACggaaatattcataattttcagTTGCACAGTCTGATTCTCGAAATGAAGGAAATATATGTGCGAACAAGGGTGTGTCCTTACAGAACGATAGGAGCAAATTGTGACCTGAATTTAGATCATGGTTAGTTTACTCGTCCatgtaataattaacaaattgtgactatcaaataaataaatgcataTTTCTTAGAtgtgaataaaataatggCAAAATCTAAGGACTatgatgaattattatattattggcATGCTTGGCACGAAGCTACTGGGCCTcaacttaaaaataaatatatgagaTACATTCAACTAGCAAATCAAGCTGCTAGACTAAATGGTGAATAAACTTATATGTAATtgcattgaaaattttcttaaaaaagaaTCCATATTTTAAAAGCATCTTCCGACTTAGGGTTTGAGGATGCAGGTGATCAAATGAGAGAATTGTTCGAAGACGAATACTTTCGACAGAACACAGCTGACGTAATGTCAGCGATCATGCATCTGTACAAAAATCTCTTTACTTATGTAAgaacgaaattattcgaaagatACGGCGATAAAATAAGAAGGGATGGACCAATTCCGGCGCATATTTTAGGAAACATGTGGGCACAAAATTGGGAAGATCTTTTCGATCTAGTACAGCCATTTCCAgcaagtaaaaaattagacgTCACTTTGGAAATGATGATTCGAAGATTCACGCCGTTGAGGTAATATTACGATAGTAATGCTTAAatgtaatgaatatattatgatattaaaaaggaaaatattccaGGATGTTCCAAATAGCAGAGGAATTCTTTACTTCTCTTGGAATGAAGCCAATGCCACCTGAATTCTGGAGATTCTCGATGTTTGAGAAACCTATCGACAGGGAAGTCAAGTGTACTCCCAGTGCTTGGGATTTTTGCAATAGGATGAATTACAGGTATTTATCATCGCTGATAAACCatgatttaatatatttaatcgattaattttatagcATTAAGCAGTGTACGAGGGTTACGATGGAAGATTTACTATCAACACACCATGAGATCGCTCGATTGCAATACTTCTTACAATATAGCGATCAACCATTATTATTTCGAAACGAGGCAATTCCAGGtgacaaaaagaattatttttgttataataaaagttgAATGATTCGGTAAATACCAATCTTGTGTAAATTAGGATTTTTCGAAGCAGTCAGTGACGCCATTGAACTTTCCGTGTTCACCCCTCAACATTTAAGTAAACTCGAATTACATGATAATTCTACGGATGATTATGGAAGCGATATCAATTTCTTGATGCTAATGGCACTTCGTAAAGTTGCCTACATGCCATTTGCGTACATAGTTGATGAggttttacaatattttatttgcaagtGCGATGTCTTTTTGAAACTGTGAATACATCTCTGTCCTTTTATGTTAAAAGTGGAGGTGGCGTGTATTCAACGAGGGTGTTACGGATATGACAAATAAATGGTGGGAATTAAGATTGCAGTATCAAGGAATTGTGCCTCCAGTGCCACGATCTGAAAGAGATTTTGATCCTGGATCGAAGTATCATATCCCAGCAGACGCTCTTTATGCCAAGTATAAAAGagcttttattaaattagaaattaaagaaattaatttgagaaagtagaaattttttattaaatttatttattaaataatagatattaatataccaattgaataaattctaatatttatatgatcttatttttagatattttgttGGTGTTGTCTTACAATTTCAATTGTTCGAATCTTTATGTGAAATAGCAGGCCACACTGGTGATTTACATACTTGTGATTTTTATAGATCAAGAGAAGCTGGGAGATTATTATCGTATGTGTAAACAAATGATAAtgggaaaaaaatatagaaaatgtatTCCCTCTTCATTTCTTATTCTTTCAGCGATGTGCTATCAATTGGTTCGTCCAGATCTTGGAAAGATGTGGTACGACAAATGACAAGAGGTAGAACAAACAGGATGGATGCTAGTGctatattaagatatttcgAGCCCCTAAATAAATGGCTAAAACGACAAAATGAAATGGAACCTGTTGTTGGTTGGATCACAAATCGCGATGACACAggtaaaaataagaagagactAGATTCTATAGAATATTAGATGCGAAATATACTAATAATACATCACAACTATAGACCTTCTTGAATTTATTTCAGCGTTGTTTTTTCACTGGTACCAAAATGGCGCTCGAAAAATCACCTCACAGTTATTCCTCCCACTGGCTTTGATTAGTACGCGAATCTCAATATGTTAATAGCAAAAAGACAAGATAATATATTGCTGTATATATAACACAAATTAGAGATTATGTAAATACTTTATGAAATCTTTGAACAACTACATAATAAGATATTTACATGTATTTTGTAACTGTACTATGCAATTGATGCCAAAAGAAGTATCACATTTATCTACATATTGTACCACgagtattttacattaaatttatttataactatgCTTAAAATGATCTTGTTGTTTTATGTTGttagtttaaaaataataaccgACAATTGTCTATGAAGTTTCCTACCAAAATATCTTTTCAGATGTAGAGAATTCGATAGATGTCTCTGCTATCATTCATTACGTTTCGATCATCAAACTAGTCTTTTAAAGTAAACGATACGAGAAACATGTGAGTTTTGTTACtatatttacgtaatttttacGAACATCACGTAGGCCAACGCTAACAGAACTAAATAATCTTTCGGTAAGTTCTGTCCAATTTACCTGTCCAAGACGTACAACTCGACAAACTCAGAAGTGTAACTATCTCACAATACAACTTGAAAGCACAGTTTCTTGGTTAGAAATAGCCATAAttgctttttaaaaaatggacGTGTCTTTTTGCCGGGGCATAAGGTTCGCAACTACTTTAGGATTCAGTCCCATATTGGTGACAAAAAATTTCTTAGAGACAACACGTCTTACACGATATACCGATTCAAGGCGTTggagattgaaatttttcggTAGGTTAACGCGTAAAATTACTTTATCAATGGTTTACAATTACAACCGCGACGTTGTCAATTTCAGAAAGACATCGACATTACAGAAACTTGTCGTGCAATTATGTCCCGTTTCTCAATCATATTAAAACATACGAAATGCCATATAGGCATAAATTCGGTAAGAATATCCTGGTCACGCGTTATTATAACTTGAATGCTAGTAAAGGAGATGCCCCGAAAATAGAACCGATGAAAAAACTATCAGTGTTCgcgaaaatgaaacaaatgacCAAGGATTACTGGCATGTTTTAGTACCAGTTCATATAGTTACCTCTATAGGATGGATTGTCACATTCTATGTAACAATCAAAAAGTAAGCACTGTCaaatagtatttatataataaattacatataaaattacatgtgATCACAATACTTTGTGATGTCTATTCTTTCAGTGGAGTGGATATTTCCCACCTCATGGAGCTTATGCATTTTAGTAAGAAGTATGTAGATAAAGCAAAAGATTCTACTGTCGGAAACTGGGCCCTAGCATATCtcctttataaaatatttacgccACTTAGATATACTGTCACTATAGGTAATTAATCAAAAACGATTCTCAAAATTGTTGAtcatatacaaaattaatgatatatatgtgtatataatgTATAGGGTGCACTACAATGGCTATTAGGCAACTTAGCAAGTCAGGGATAGTAAAACCTTTGTCATTTGGTAAACAAACACAAATGGTATACAAGGTATAACTGCACTAAATTATTCCTTTCCTTGATAGTAAACtgtataaagaaatttaactAAAACTGACAACTACATTATTTGTTACATGCCTTCTTGATGTAGTCTGCATATGATACTGTGTGTAGGTCTATTTTCTATTGAATTCAGAATTCTCTGAATGTTTAGTGTCTTTTTAATTCGCTTTCCTAGGTTTCTAGTGCGCTGTcctcaattttataatatatcctGTATAATTTGTTCTATGTTATAGACAACAGAATCAAGTAAAACGACAACAACAATGACTCCAAAAACaggattcaaaatagaacgacAGACAGAACCTCCAAAGACATAGCAAAAACATATGGGACAAAGCTAATTGATCACCTGGATAAGAGATTCAATCTAAAAACCTGATTGATGAAAAGGATGTATATTATCACTTGTAAATGTGTAAACGTTATTGTGttatgataaaagaaaaatcttatatgtaatatatgaaaaaactGTTACATATACCTACCCCATCTTGAAacctttaaaaaaattaattgacaCAAATTACAGATGCTCAGATATACCCTTTTTTATTGAACAGATGTTTTGTCTTATATACCGCACATATACTTAAATAACATTGTACTTTTCACCTACAATACTCGTAGTTTATCTTCGGCCTACCTTATTTACACGCAGAAATATTGATTAATTAGTCAGATATAGGGAAGCTTTTTTGGCAGCACAAATTGTGCATTGTAGTAAACTAAAATTATTCGTCTTCAATGCACCGAACCTTATTTAGTACCattcattgatttaaacattaacattcacataatttttcaacgataagGTTGTCACGATCGTATTAGAATTCCTGAGTAATATTCACGAAAGTCAAGAGTCTTGTATGAAGTTTTGATACTAGTAACCAATATATGGTGTATTGTCATAATAAATACTGTTAGCAAACGCGATACGTCAAGTATAGTAATAATACACTACAATTATCATAAATCACCACGTCGAGATGCGCCCAGAATTATTAATCATAAGAAAGTCGATATACATTGACAGCAGGAttgttcttatatataatgtatggtaatataacattaatatacataattatatatatcaaacATATATACATGAACTAAAATAAGGAATCATTGCTTAACAACAATGTTGTTATGTAGTTATTATGCTAATATATCACAGTTGCCTGCGCAACTCGTTCGTCCTAACGAGACCACCGTATTTGCGTACATCTTAACGCGATTGCTTggacaaaataaataagaccacatatattaaatatacta belongs to Bombus pascuorum chromosome 10, iyBomPasc1.1, whole genome shotgun sequence and includes:
- the LOC132911388 gene encoding coiled-coil domain-containing protein 113, translating into MSIRESIFSIGSRMIQRHDDDISFDGAFMNLDDLHQMHSDLLQEIWMLTLENDMYERYLSRQDPPSLKKNVSIVQNSYQAIKNILDRVKITKRVTAHLLPRSSRMSFRESIINFHDPGRYSVVSTPSIVSMPSGSRLGATSIMTVGTTGDSPKITIAHRMFMARKEVEEMKRKLEQLQVFVRKKKATIRAEIEEIEIRISEAHESTAEFESEVVVEGVDSITGKIPAERVIRFIEEWLRSANTILERLRLKSATLRMLIRKARQQLAQRKELGELLHVVDFEKLSIENQDYAKMLEEKNLYVIDMKRIAGD
- the LOC132911315 gene encoding angiotensin-converting enzyme-like, encoding MKNDFERDQRHLQFICLIFGSTLTMTKMRILRKLIGIVIICSLMQKSCSKYLEGMNVNLGDAVQFLREYDSEASAMCTRVMTAQWNFATNVTEENRRRMIEEQTLKLKFDRISWRKAVSFAWSRIGDPFAKRELKMIAIRGRNSLTDDKFNELHSLILEMKEIYVRTRVCPYRTIGANCDLNLDHDVNKIMAKSKDYDELLYYWHAWHEATGPQLKNKYMRYIQLANQAARLNGFEDAGDQMRELFEDEYFRQNTADVMSAIMHLYKNLFTYVRTKLFERYGDKIRRDGPIPAHILGNMWAQNWEDLFDLVQPFPASKKLDVTLEMMIRRFTPLRMFQIAEEFFTSLGMKPMPPEFWRFSMFEKPIDREVKCTPSAWDFCNRMNYSIKQCTRVTMEDLLSTHHEIARLQYFLQYSDQPLLFRNEAIPGFFEAVSDAIELSVFTPQHLSKLELHDNSTDDYGSDINFLMLMALRKVAYMPFAYIVDEWRWRVFNEGVTDMTNKWWELRLQYQGIVPPVPRSERDFDPGSKYHIPADALYAKYFVGVVLQFQLFESLCEIAGHTGDLHTCDFYRSREAGRLLSDVLSIGSSRSWKDVVRQMTRGRTNRMDASAILRYFEPLNKWLKRQNEMEPVVGWITNRDDTALFFHWYQNGARKITSQLFLPLALISTRISIC
- the LOC132911340 gene encoding protein FAM210A isoform X1, with protein sequence MDVSFCRGIRFATTLGFSPILVTKNFLETTRLTRYTDSRRWRLKFFERHRHYRNLSCNYVPFLNHIKTYEMPYRHKFGKNILVTRYYNLNASKGDAPKIEPMKKLSVFAKMKQMTKDYWHVLVPVHIVTSIGWIVTFYVTIKNGVDISHLMELMHFSKKYVDKAKDSTVGNWALAYLLYKIFTPLRYTVTIGCTTMAIRQLSKSGIVKPLSFGKQTQMVYKTTESSKTTTTMTPKTGFKIERQTEPPKT
- the LOC132911340 gene encoding protein FAM210A isoform X2, whose protein sequence is MDVSFCRGIRFATTLGFSPILVTKNFLETTRLTRYTDSRRWRLKFFERHRHYRNLSCNYVPFLNHIKTYEMPYRHKFGKNILVTRYYNLNASKGDAPKIEPMKKLSVFAKMKQMTKDYWHVLVPVHIVTSIGWIVTFYVTIKNGVDISHLMELMHFSKKYVDKAKDSTVGNWALAYLLYKIFTPLRYTVTIGCTTMAIRQLSKSGIVKPLSFGKQTQMVYKSAYDTVYNRIK
- the LOC132911340 gene encoding protein FAM210A isoform X4, translating into MDVSFCRGIRFATTLGFSPILVTKNFLETTRLTRYTDSRRWRLKFFERHRHYRNLSCNYVPFLNHIKTYEMPYRHKFGKNILVTRYYNLNASKGDAPKIEPMKKLSVFAKMKQMTKDYWHVLVPVHIVTSIGWIVTFYVTIKNGVDISHLMELMHFSKKYVDKAKDSTVGNWALAYLLYKIFTPLRYTVTIDNRIK
- the LOC132911340 gene encoding protein FAM210A isoform X3 — encoded protein: MDVSFCRGIRFATTLGFSPILVTKNFLETTRLTRYTDSRRWRLKFFERHRHYRNLSCNYVPFLNHIKTYEMPYRHKFVFAKMKQMTKDYWHVLVPVHIVTSIGWIVTFYVTIKNGVDISHLMELMHFSKKYVDKAKDSTVGNWALAYLLYKIFTPLRYTVTIGCTTMAIRQLSKSGIVKPLSFGKQTQMVYKTTESSKTTTTMTPKTGFKIERQTEPPKT